The genomic stretch atcaAAATATCTCATAATTCAATATTCAATGGGCAAAATTTGTTGTGGTGGAAGACATCTTGTCAATCCAAGTAAATGATATGTCATCCTTTCCACTCATAGAGTGTCTAGGTTTTGTATACGCTAGACAAGCCTAACAATCTAGGCCTGTCATCCTTTCCACGCGCAGATGTGTCTAGGTTTCGTATACGCTAGACGTTCAAGCCTAGCAATCTAGGCCTATAAGCTCATAACCTATATTAGCCCTTCTATTATTCTTTTCACACGgttgcataaaaataattaagacattattttttatttccttgctCACAGATCATTATAAGTTTTTATACAAGTTTATAGATGATAATCCatgattctaatgaaaaaaaaaaaaaaaggcttttcatcaaaatataaaataaatacgaGATGATaagaaatttttcttttaatagcttttaatttttattcagaaaaccatgtccttgataaaaaaaaaaaaaaaaaaaagaggctttgTCTGATAAGAGAagaaatgcataaataaaaCGAGAGGATTTTGATTGATCGCGTTTATTTTTTACcattgaatttaaataattgaaattttttcaggctatttttttaaaaatcatcacaaaatcaaataaaatttggttTCGATGCTGGATCTCAACGTTGAAAATAAATTCtgtaaaaaaattacacaaaaaaatgCAGGCATTGGtgaaaagaaatatgaaaatgaGCTCAGATGCTGGATCAAGATATAAAAGAAAGCCGACGACTCTGGAGGTCACACTGAATGACCAGATAAACTACACATCAATTTCCATATGAAGCTCTGTAGCCTACAAGATCAGGGGATGAGTGATTAGCGAAGATGAGCAAAAATAAAGATCAAGGTCAAATACGTAGCCATTATCAACATATCATGCACCGAATGGCTCAATTTGATCTTCCTTGTGTCCAGCTTGGATCTCAGATTCCAAGGAGATCAGGTAGTCAGCCTTGTTTGCTTGAGTGAGGTATGCTGGTCAAAACAATTAGTCAAATCATTGGGAGTTACTTAAACAGAACTCCAGATCAGTATGTATTTACACAACCAGTTCATACGAGGAAATCTCGAGCTGAAAGATAAGTTTTTCAAAACATTGGGGAAAAATTGCAGCAATGATGTTTCCCTGTCTACTTGCTCCAGTCTTCTAAAAGATGCAGACTGAATCCAGATCAATGCCATCCCAACCACTTAGCAATATAATTATAACCACAACACCACTAGTCAAAGACAAGCCTTGGAATTCTTTACCACAGCGCACCCTGATAAGTGATAGGTGTTACCAAACCAAGAAATTACGTTCCACACAAATTCTCTCTAAGATTTTGGACTTCCAGATTCATGCAGTGAGAGGCTTATTGGAAAACCTTAAAGCTCTCTAACATTTTGGACTTCCAGATTCATGCAATGCGAGGCTTATTGGAAGAACCAAACCTTAAAGAAGATTGCTAGAGCCAGTTGCAAGAGGAACGCTGCAACCACCATAACTGCAAGATCATTCCCCTCAACAAGGGTCTTGAGATTTGAAGCAACAAACATGCCCGAGTCAACACCAGCAACAAGTATAATGATCCAACGAAAAGCCTCAATTGGGACAaccaacaaaaactgaaaatattCCACAGGGTATGCATAGGTCTTTTAAGGCCCAGgaaaagataaacaaacaaACGAAATATAAAAAGCCAGAGTTGGTGATGCTTACCGAGCTTGgaacaaagatgaaaagagaataTCCCCACATGCACCAAAACTGTATCAACTTAGGATTTGATTCCAGATAAcgaaacaagaaataaaatgcCAACGGCACCACAATTGCGTTGCCGTAGACTGAAAACACTGCCACATTCACATATCCAACGTCAAAGCTCCAAGAAGATTTGTGATCAGTACGTTTCTGTATGAGGTAGGTGGCAAGGTTTCCGAGAGAAGCAAGCACAAATATCAATGTAGTTGAGACCCAGACAAGTCCGTATctagcatattaaaaaatgaaatgaacaaTTAGATGCCAAGTGAAAGTTGCATCAAGGAAAAACATACAAagtgaggggggggggggggcagagAACCAAACTCACAGATCAGGGTTTGCGTCAATCTTGCTGAAAAAATCACCACCAATAGGATAAAAAGAGCTCATCAGTCTGTTGACAACAATATCTGTATCCACGTTGAAATATTGCATGTATGATGAGATACTAAATACCCCCTTCCAATTGTTTGGTGGTTGTTGCTCAAATCCCtctggatgtaaaagaaaacgGGGCTGTTAGATATGAACAGAAACTGATAACATCCTTGAAAACAAATGCATCCTTAGAAACTTTGGTACAACTAGACTGCTACTAATATAATAATGTAAAGAAAGATATGCATTTCCTGTTTCCTTCTTGGCAAATCAAAACACAGATCAGATTTCTCAGTGAGCAGCATCATGACCAACCAAAGCATTGATTTGTACCATACAGCCATATTTTAGTCCACTTAACAAGATTTCCTAGCTGAATTAAGAACAGCTATAttggaaaataatatttgattacgAAGAAATTTTGCTTTGTATGAGCATTCTAGAACTAtactaattaaaaacattagtaTTTACTTTTTAGAAGTTAAAAATAGGAATCTACTTCAGATTACTGACATCCAACTTGAGATTACATCGTTTAACTGTAAACTCTACTCCTCCAGGCCTCATCTGTAATCACCACTGGGAAATATGAAACCCCGCCAAATTATAAATTCCATTTAAACAGACCAAATGAAAAGCTAAAAGGTGATTGCCCAAAATCAGATAATCTTTGTCattaaacacatataaattg from Populus alba chromosome 8, ASM523922v2, whole genome shotgun sequence encodes the following:
- the LOC118052255 gene encoding uncharacterized protein, with the translated sequence MDESYGNLPSSHLLGSVPAVVTEEKAKTIVNYEVPEASMQTFPPNINGGSGRGYQTLGSPPEGFEQQPPNNWKGVFSISSYMQYFNVDTDIVVNRLMSSFYPIGGDFFSKIDANPDLYGLVWVSTTLIFVLASLGNLATYLIQKRTDHKSSWSFDVGYVNVAVFSVYGNAIVVPLAFYFLFRYLESNPKLIQFWCMWGYSLFIFVPSSFLLVVPIEAFRWIIILVAGVDSGMFVASNLKTLVEGNDLAVMVVAAFLLQLALAIFFKVWFFQ